The genomic window acagtataatgCAGATCACACACGTCCTTGTAAACTGAAATCCCCACACaaactgtacagtataatgCAGATCACACACGTCCTTGTAAACTGAAATCACCACACAAactgtactgtatgatataGAACACACGTCCTTGTAAACTGAAATCCCCACACAAACGATAAGAGTAAATAATCTGATGATCATCAAAGTTCCAGAATTACTTTGTTCTTTTATATTTCAGATGTTTGATATTTGTACCTCCAAACACAGCCCACAGGTCATCATCCTTATCCAAACCGACAGCCCACGTGTTGAGcttgtctgtatgtatgaccCTGAGAAAATCGCCACACCCACTTAACAGTAGAATGTGGCAGTTGGCACAGTCCCCAACCACAAGATTCCCAGCAACATCATACGCTAAGTCGCATGGGTCAAACGGTTTCCGCTTTTGTGTGGCATTTCCACTGGCAATGTCGCCATTGTAAACAAACTGTTTATGAAGATCTGTGTCAAAGACAACCACTTGTTGATTTCCATTACCGCCATCTCTCTCAGAATTCCTCTCAATCACACCGATGTCCTGGGTGACGCGACACTCCGAGATCTTGTATGGTGAACGCACCAAAGGTTCTTCACCTCTAGAAGACGCCGTAGTGACCATGGCTGCTCCTTTCGTGGTAAATTTTGCTATGCGACAAGTCATCCCGACAATGACTTCATTGCTAGATGTAATGCAAATACACAAAGGATCGTCATCAACGCTAAATCTGCGCTTTAATTTCCCCGATTCAAACTGAAAAATGTTGTCATCGTCACAGATCCAGAGCGCGTTTGTTTTGGGTGACAAACTAATTGCATTTATCCAAGAGCTGTGGTCAACACGTTGGATTACGGTGCCGTCTGCATCAAGGAGAGTCAACGCTTTGCCATACTTTGTCCATAACTGACCATTATCATTCGAACATAACGAACCAACTTTGCACGGACTCTGAAATTCGTCGATCAATTTCGTCTTTGGCCATAATGTGCATAAGTCCTTTTGTTCTGTTGGCAGTTTTCTCCTTGTAAGTCTTGGTTGTCGCCTTTTAGAACGCGTTCCTTTGTCTGTTGGTGTTCCTAATGGCCGATCCTGACCTTGTAAGGTTGAACGTACATTTTCACCGGAAGTGGACATTTCTCCCACTGCCAGTTTCAATTGAGTTATAGGATTTCTGTTCGGGGAGAAGGTTACTGTACCCAATTCAGGCTTTACCGGGAATGTCACATGTGAATCGTGAACACCACGCGCTGTATCGTAAATCTCGAGGTTGGAGCCACGTTGAAGTACTAACTTGCATTCTTGTATCTGTTGTTTTAGCTGGGTGTTGAACCTCTCCAGGTcctgtctgtacgtctgtagTAGCCGGGCGTTATCCTCCTCCATTTGTCGGTAAAGGGACAATGTTTCTGACGCTAGCAAATCCAGGtcttttttcaatttctttgtTTGATTCTTTAGCTGAATTGAAAGTTGTTCAAATCTGCTTGAGTTTTCATTAAGATCAGATTCAACGGATGAGATATATTGAGTGGTTTGTACAAGGTCAACATTTTCTATTTTGTCTATGAAATCCGTAATGTCCTTTTTCTTTTGGGGTATAATTTCTTGAAGCTCACACATCGAATGACGTTTGTGCACCGTTGCCAAGCATTGTGTACATGCTATCTCACTACATTCCTCACAAAACAAAtcaagttgtctccccttgtggTGAATACATGTTGTCTGACCTTTGGCACGTGAAGGGACCTGACCTTTGTCCAGAGAGGTGGCCATACTGATAAAGTCtgaaaatattaattgatcaaaAGATATAGCTATATAACTAAAATGAAGAATTACGAACTATGTAGCAAATTTGTTTTatgaagtatatatacactgtacacttaCGTAGGGGAAAGAATGCCAAATAACAAACGTTAGTTCTATAATTATcatgattttaatcaaattgcATATCACAACATGTAAAACACACAGCCATACTCACCACGTATGTGCAGTTTGATGTCAAATGTCCACACTTCCGCTGGCAAGGAAATTACTGGATTGCAATTAGCCAGACAGCAACGTTCGAAGTTGCACACTTTTGTTTTCCTTTGTCACCACATATAAAGCCCCAGGTTTAAAACTtgaatatgaaattattatGAAGGAATGAGCTGTTCATATCCCTTCTTTTTACTTCCTGGTTGGTTGTTTACAGCTATAGATTTACCTTCCAGACGATATCGACCATTAAATATATTCAAGTGGTGTGTGAGCCTTCTTTGTCAGGTTGTCTATGATTTGCATGCTGCGCTTTAAATCACCACATCACTGATGTATATGGGCTAACGCATACACAGACACCGACCGAAATGAGATTTCTAAACGTTATCCGATCAATATGTCCACACATAAATTCTTTACACGTCATTTAAACAAATAGTATTTCATTTGTTATATGTAAGTTTGAAATTTTCTGCACTTTTCacttattttcttttaatgaGTGCACAACTGAATACAAGGGcgaatgtataaatatattccCATTATTCCAAAGATATTGAGAGTAACTGATAAACCAAACTTAAGAGAAAAAAACGTCTGTTGTAAGTTTTCTTTTTCgattgtttcaaatttaaacaaacaGGAACAACTCATTTGAATAAGAAATAAGATGGCCGCTCGTTTGTCATTTTATCCCTGTTGATTgcattttaaataaagattgAGGTAAGTGATTGATGTTGAAGAGTTTGTGGTGTTATTGTATGCAAATTCTACATATTATATTCGATcgaaatgttttatcatttccTTGTACCGCATgacatattttgattttgaaagaatttgccAGATCTCTGTTATATGTTCTGATTAGCTCTTcaatatgaaaaacaaaaagaagTCGGCCAATAGAGGGACAGAGTGTGTTTCCATgcttatatatttacactgcATACCCACTATTTAACTTgaccaagctcacttgaaggttacgagtccataacttccaaatctttattatgacgtcattattatagtgtcgtcataattgtcacgtcggcgataacgaaagatggctgttgaaaaggctgttccgtctttgacgataataatttgttcattcatcgtcggagcaaaattcctggatatagtctttaaaaatcgttgtcaaatgtaaatagaagcattgaactgctttcatttggaagttatgggctgatgaaagGCAAGGtttaaggtgtccagacacttaaTCACTAGACCTCCAACTCAGGGTTGCGAGATCGAAACCCATGTGTGGCAGTTGCctagtactgaccgtaggccgttggttttctccgggtacttttgtaagtaatgtattacatataatgtTTTGGGagataataagcttagttttcttgttttaaactgtgtaagaagaaaaacactataaatgatatttggtcttttcggtccattgcgttaCAGTTCTGGTGGTTAGCTGTACGGTcacatacaaaatggcgggtcaacagtgTTAGATTTTGACCAacgtaaagcgagggtctacaGGACGGAAAAGAACACCAATATGGGATTgaatgggtgttttggggtaaataaatatctcatttatccatatatgtaaggtaggtgttatgtcacacccgattttattgtatttgcaccaaaatcttagcggCACAaaacggtgtcggagaattccaagtttacatttatatatatttctgtagtAGCGagctctggccctacaccagaaaCGGCCAGCAGAAACTCGAGTAAGTTGCTGGTGTGTTAGACTTATCAATTGTACTGGGTAATAAAAGACGAAAAACAGGTCGGAAGATGAACATTTGATCGCTTTATTACATGACCATATCCACGATCACCGGGAAATGTTTTCATTTGAGTAAATTGAATTGTTTCTGTTTAAATGTCAAAGTTtacatgtttaattttgttttagaaaattgaaaattaaaatacttTTCAAGATTATTAGGCATGATAtttccattttcatttttttttcttttgtgaattccaacagttacatacacTATTTAACACATATACTTAGACGATTACAAACAATGTGACATCACATATGAGTCAGAGAGTTATTGCACTCTATACTGAAGCA from Pecten maximus chromosome 1, xPecMax1.1, whole genome shotgun sequence includes these protein-coding regions:
- the LOC117339012 gene encoding uncharacterized protein LOC117339012 — encoded protein: MATSLDKGQVPSRAKGQTTCIHHKGRQLDLFCEECSEIACTQCLATVHKRHSMCELQEIIPQKKKDITDFIDKIENVDLVQTTQYISSVESDLNENSSRFEQLSIQLKNQTKKLKKDLDLLASETLSLYRQMEEDNARLLQTYRQDLERFNTQLKQQIQECKLVLQRGSNLEIYDTARGVHDSHVTFPVKPELGTVTFSPNRNPITQLKLAVGEMSTSGENVRSTLQGQDRPLGTPTDKGTRSKRRQPRLTRRKLPTEQKDLCTLWPKTKLIDEFQSPCKVGSLCSNDNGQLWTKYGKALTLLDADGTVIQRVDHSSWINAISLSPKTNALWICDDDNIFQFESGKLKRRFSVDDDPLCICITSSNEVIVGMTCRIAKFTTKGAAMVTTASSRGEEPLVRSPYKISECRVTQDIGVIERNSERDGGNGNQQVVVFDTDLHKQFVYNGDIASGNATQKRKPFDPCDLAYDVAGNLVVGDCANCHILLLSGCGDFLRVIHTDKLNTWAVGLDKDDDLWAVFGGTNIKHLKYKRTK